The genomic window GGATTATGGTAATAAATATTTTCCTCCAACTAGTATGCAGATTGTTAATATTCAATCTGGTATTGGAGTAAATAATATTACTCCTAATGAATTATTAGTTCAATTTAATTTTAGATTTAGTTCTGAAATAACTGATGTATTTATAAAAGATCGTATAGAATCATTACTTCAATATAAAAAAATAAATTATACCATTAAATGGTATCTGTCTGGTCAACCTTTTATTACTAAATGTGGAATATTAATTAATACTGTAATTGATACAGTAGAACATTATTCTAAATTAACTCCTCAGTTATCAACTTCTGGTGGTACTTCTGATGGTCGTTTTATTTCTACTATTTGTTCACAAGTTTTAGAATTAGGACCAGTAAATTCTACTATTCATAAAATTAATGAATGTGTAAGTATTTCTGATTTACAAATACTTAGTCTTATGTATGAACGTATTATGAAAAAATTAATTTTATAATAATTTAAATTTTTAATTAATTTATGAAGAATTTTAAATATATTATAATAATTATAATTTATTTTTTATTTAAAATTTTTTATTTTATAATAAATATTATAATAAATTTTATTTAATATATTAATATGATAAAGTTTTAAAATATATATTTTATATTTTATATAAATTATAAAATATTTTAATGTAAAATTTATATTATCTTACAAATAATAATTTAAATAATTTAAATTATTTAAATAAAATAAATAATTTAAAATTAATAGTTTTTATATTTTGTTTTATAGTGAAATCATATTTTATATATATAAATATTTTATATTTTTAATTAAAATAAATGTTATAATTCAAATTAATATTAATTATTATAAATAATTAATATTTAAATTTGTTTTTAAATACATATATAAAATATATATATAATATATTATGTAATTTTTTTTATTATAAAATATATATTTTTTAATGTAATATTTATATAAATTTTTTAACATTAAGATAATAATTATAAATATTATTTATTTTATAAAATTTTAAAATACTTTACAAATTTGTTAAATATATAATTAAATTATGTTAAATTTAATTATATAAAATTTATTGAATAAAATATAAAATGGAAAATATACAAAATCAATTTGATCTTACATATATACCAAATAAAATTGAAAAAAAACTATATAGTTATTGGGAAAAAATGGGTTATTTTAAACCTAATGGTGATTTTAATAAAGAAAGTTTTTGCATTATGATTCCACCACCTAATGTGACTGGAAGTTTGCATATGGGTCATGCATTTCAGCATACTATTATAGATATTTTAATTCGTTATCAACGAATGCAGGGTAAAAATACTTTATGGCAAACTGGTACTGATCATGCAGGTATTGCAACACAAATAGCAGTAGAACGTAAGATTTTTAAAGAAAAAGGTAAAACTCGTTATAATTATAGTCGTGATGATTTTATTAAAAAAATTTTAAATTGGAAAGATAAATCTAAAAATATTATTAATTATCAAATGCGTCGTTTAGGAAATTCTATTGATTGGGATCGTGAACGTTTTACAATGGATGAAGGTTTATCTAATGCAGTACGTGAAGTATTTGTTCGTTTATATCAAGATGATTTAATTTATCGAGGTAAATATTTAGTAAATTGGGATCCAAAATTAAATACTGTAATTTCTGATTTAGAAGTAGAATATCGTGAATCTCAAGGCTTTATGTGGTATTTACGTTATCCATTATCTAATGGTATTAAAACTATTGAAGGTAAAAATTATATAGTAGTAGCTACTACTCGTCCTGAAACTATTTTTGGTGATATTGGAGTAGCTGTAAATCCGAAAGATTTACGTTATAATAATTTAATTGGTAAAGAAATTATTTTACCTTTAGTTGGTCGTTATATAAAAATTATAGGAGATACACATGCTAATATGGAAAAAGGTACTGGTTGTGTAAAAATTACACCAGCACATGATTTTAATGATTATGAAGTTGCTAAACGTCATCATTTACCAATGATTAACATTTTAACTTTTAATGGTGTAATTCGTAAAGTAGCAGAAGTATTTAATACATTAGGTACAAAAATTTATACTAATTATTGTAATAAAATTCCAGTTGAATATCATGGTATGAGTTGTTTATTAGCACGTAATAAAGTTATTCAAGATTTTAAAAATTTAGGTTTATTAGATTCAATTAAACAACATAAAATAACAGTACCTTATGGTGATCGTAGTAATGTAATAATTGAACCTATGCTAACGAATCAATGGTATATACGTACTTTACCTTTATCAAAAGTAGCAATTGAAGCAGTTAAAAAAGATAAGATTAAGTTTATTCCAAAACAATATAAAAAAATGTATTTTACATGGATGAATAATATTAAAGATTGGTGTATTTCACGTCAGTTATGGTGGGGTCATCGTATACCAGCATGGTATGATACAAATGGTAAAGTTTATGTAGGTCATAATGAAAAAGAAATTAGATGTTTATATAATTTATCTAATGATTTAGTATTAACTCAAGATGAAGATGTATTAGATACTTGGTTTTCTTCTAGTATTTGGACATTTTCTACTTTAGGTTGGCCCAAAAAAAATAATGAATTAAAAATTTTTCATCCAACTAATGTAATTATTAGTGGTTTTGATATTATTTTTTTTTGGATTGCACGTATGATTATGTTAACTATGTATTTTATTAAAGATGAATTTGGAAAACCTCAAATACCATTTCATACAGTTTATATGACTGGTTTAGTTCGTGATGATGAAGGCAAAAAAATGTCTAAATCTAAAGGTAATGTAATTGATCCTATTGATATAATTGATGGTATTTCATTAGAAAATCTTTTAGAAAAAAGAATTAAAAATATAAT from Serratia symbiotica includes these protein-coding regions:
- the valS gene encoding Valine--tRNA ligase, which encodes MENIQNQFDLTYIPNKIEKKLYSYWEKMGYFKPNGDFNKESFCIMIPPPNVTGSLHMGHAFQHTIIDILIRYQRMQGKNTLWQTGTDHAGIATQIAVERKIFKEKGKTRYNYSRDDFIKKILNWKDKSKNIINYQMRRLGNSIDWDRERFTMDEGLSNAVREVFVRLYQDDLIYRGKYLVNWDPKLNTVISDLEVEYRESQGFMWYLRYPLSNGIKTIEGKNYIVVATTRPETIFGDIGVAVNPKDLRYNNLIGKEIILPLVGRYIKIIGDTHANMEKGTGCVKITPAHDFNDYEVAKRHHLPMINILTFNGVIRKVAEVFNTLGTKIYTNYCNKIPVEYHGMSCLLARNKVIQDFKNLGLLDSIKQHKITVPYGDRSNVIIEPMLTNQWYIRTLPLSKVAIEAVKKDKIKFIPKQYKKMYFTWMNNIKDWCISRQLWWGHRIPAWYDTNGKVYVGHNEKEIRCLYNLSNDLVLTQDEDVLDTWFSSSIWTFSTLGWPKKNNELKIFHPTNVIISGFDIIFFWIARMIMLTMYFIKDEFGKPQIPFHTVYMTGLVRDDEGKKMSKSKGNVIDPIDIIDGISLENLLEKRIKNIIQPHLSKKIYERTKKQFPKGIKAYGVDALRFTFSAIASSGRDIYWDMKRLEGYRNFCNKLWNASRFILIHTKNKEHDFNHSTKILSLSDRWILIKLNNTIKDYCQALDTYRFDLAANILYEFTWNQFCDWYIELTKFIIIHGNTLEKYGTFHTLVNVLEVLLRLAHPIIPFITENIWLHIKPLINFDKNFNKINTIMLQPFPKYNSKLQDINAINDLELVKKIIIAIRNIKTEINILPNILLKVFLRTNNVEIQKCIQKNKKLIIYIANIQSIVLLSINDIVPFSIVKFIDDIELLFPMIGVINKEKEILRLSKEIHKLNLKIELINKKLSISNFLEYAPKHVISKERSRLLFYKEHQLKLQKLYLNIINL